The Nakamurella antarctica genomic interval AGATTTAACCGAGGGCAGCCATCCGGTCTTGACCCGCTCGATAGAAAACTTCGCCGCCGCAGCATTGAAGGGATCCCCGTTGGAGAATTTCACTCCCGACTGCAGCACGAAGTCATACACCGTCCCATCGGCGGATACTGTCCAGCTTTTCGCCAGCGCCGGGACGATGGCGCGCGCGTCGTCCTGCTTCACTAAACCCTCGTACACATTCACCAGCAGCGCTTGCGGAGCTTGAGCACCATCGACTTGGGTGAAATCAAGGCTTGTCGGCTCGAGGATGAAACCTACCGTCAGCGCGGAATCCCCCGCCGCCGGCGCTGCCTGAGAGGTCGCAGTATTCGCGCTGCTCTCTGTGCCAGCCGCGCTGGGGTCGGCGGAGCTGGAAGTTGCGGTGGCCGCGGGCGAGTTACTGGTAGCCGGCACCGCATTTGCGGAGGTGTTACTTGTCGATGCCCCTGCGCTGCAGGCGCTCAGAAATAATCCCGCGCTCACAGCTACGGTCAGGAAACGGAACTTTGTGGCCTTCATGGTGGACTTCAATTCAACCTCCGTGGTGAGAGAGTGCGTCGCGCAGCAGCTGCAAGCGACAAGATTGCCAGATCTAGTGTTGCGGGTCAGCGGGGGGCTTCGTGTCGCTCTGCGGGGGTACGAATCCCTGATAGCCGGGCTGTCCCAACGCTTGCTGTGGCCGCTCGGGCTGCTGGTATTGCTGCGGGTAGCCCTGCTGCGGATAACCCTGGACCGGTGGGAAGGAATTCATCAGTCCCGACTGCATAGGACGCGATTGACTCTCCGAATACTGGGCAGACGCCGGATGCGGCGCAAGAGCGCGGGCCATCTCCTCGGACTGCGCGATTCGGGCGCGGTTCATTTCGTCGGAGAGCTGTCGTGCCGCCGCTTTGTCAGCAGCAGCCAGCTGTTCACTGGTGTCGCCACCGAACCAATCCTTGACATCATCATCAATGTCCCCGGCTGGCTTCGCCGGCGCGTCGTCGTCAGTAGGAGCCTCGTAGCGGAATACACCATCATCCCCCTTCGTACCCAGCATTTTGGCGAATTGCTCCAGTGCTTTATCAAACCCGCTGGGAATCATCCACACCTTGTTGGAGTCGCCCTGGGCAAGCTGGGGCAGAGTCTGAAGATACTGGTAGGCAAGTAATTCCGGGGTGGGCTTTCCGGCCTTGACCGCGGCGAATACTTTTTCGATGGCCTTGGCCTGACCCTGTGCTTGCAGGAACCTCGCGGCACGGTCGCCCTGCGCTCGCAAGATCGCGGACTGCCGCTCACCCTCGGCCCATAGAATTGCTGCCTGCTTTTGCCCCTCCGCGGTGAGGACCGCTGCCTGCTTCTGGCCCTCGGCCGTGGTGATGGATGCAGTGCGCTGCCCCTCGGCGGTCAAGATGATCGCCCGCTTGTCGCGGTCGGCGCGCATTTGCTTTTCCATGGAATCCTGAATGGACATGGGCGGGTCGATTGCCTTGAGTTCCACGCGAGCGACCCGAATCCCCCACTTGCCAGTTGCCTCGTCCAGGACGCCGCGAAGCTGCCCGTTGATGGCATCACGGGAGGTGAGGGTCTGCTCGAGATTCATCCCACCGACGACGTTCCGCAGGGTCGTAGTGGTGAGTTGCTCAACAGCGACAATGTAGTTGGCAATTTCATAGACAGCCGCGCGCGGCTCGTTGACCTGAAAGTAGACCACGGTATCGATGGACACCGTCAGGTTGTCCTGGGTGATCACCGGTTGCGGCGGAAACGAAACCACCTGCTCGCGCATATCGATCCTGGCGCGAATCCGGTCAAGGAATGGAATGAGCCACACCAACCCTGCATGGGAAGTCTTGTTGTACCGACCAAGTCGCTCGATCACCGCTGCTTGCGCCTGCGGGATCACCTTCACCGACCGAACCACGATGACCACGGCAAGAATCGCGATCACAATCGCAACGATGGCAATTGGTTCCATAAATCAGGACCCCCAGATCACAACCGCGGTCGCTCCGCGGACTTCGACAACCGTAACCGGTGTGCCAGGTGGCAAGGACCGGTGCCCTTCAACTCCCGAAGCCGTCCAAATCTCGCCGCCAATTTTGACCTGTCCGCCACTGGCATCAACGGTGGAAATGACGGTGGCTTTCGATCCAATAATGGCTTCGACACCAGTCTTTATGGAAGCTGGGCCGTGGAATCTGCGCAGCAGTACGGGCCGGGCGAACACCACAAGTGCCACCGAGGTCAGCGCGAAAATCAGCAGCTGCAGCCACAACATGTCGTCTGCCACTAACGACACACCGGCCGTTACCAGCGCGCCCGCTCCCAACATCAGCAGTACAAATTCACCGCCGAGAGCTTCGGCGATCACGAGAAGTACTGCTCCACTGAGCCAAATCCATCCGGGCATACCCTCATCCTGTCAGAGTGAATCGCCGAAAGATGACGAATCGGCTGACCGATAGCGCACCGTGACCTGCTCGTGATCGGAGCACATCACTGCGCCTTCGACGAGTCGCTACTCCGATTCGGTGACGAAATCTATAAGACGCTCCACCGCGGTGATCAGCGGAGTCTGCAAATCTTTAAAACTGCGCACCGAACCGTTGACCCTGCCCCACATGGTCTGCGGGTCGGACACGCCGAGTGCTTGGCAGACACCGGTCTTCCAGTCGACGCCGCGCGGCACCTGCGGCCACTGTTTGATACGCACCACCTCGGGTCTGACCGCTTCCCAAATGTCGATATAGGGATGTCCGGTGATCAGGACGTATGCGGCGCCGGGAAGCGTGCGGATGTGCTCGGCAATCCGGGACTCTTTGGAGCCTGAGACCAAATGGTCTGCCAGGACACCCACTCGACGGCCGGGACCCGGTCCAAACTCCGCAAGGTCTGCCATTAGATTGTCGAGACCGCTAATTGGTTCCACGACAATGCCCTCAACCCGAAGGTCATGACCCCACACCCGCTCAATCAAAGCAGCATCGTGGATGCCTTCCACCCAGATTCTCGCTGACCGCGCTGTCCGCGCGCGCAAACCGGCAACCCGGACCGAACCCGAAGCAGACTGCGTAGGGACCAAGGAAGGCCTCTCCACCGGCCTGATCAAGGTGACCTGCTCACCGTCGATCAAGAACGCACCCACTTCCAGGGGGAAGGTCCGTGTTTTTCCCCGATAGTCCTCCAGCGTGACGCTGTTGTTCGTACACCCGACAACAGCACCGCAAAATGCCGTTAATGGATCCTCAGCCACCACATCGGAGGTGGCCTCCACTTCCGGAATTATCCTTTTCGGCCGAGGCATGGACAGCGCATCGGGGCCGTACTGGCCCGCAGGCAGACCCGTCGAACGTGGGGACGTGGGGGAAGAGTTCACCGGCATCACGCTAGAGGGCCGTGCGCCACTATTCACGTACC includes:
- a CDS encoding SPFH domain-containing protein, which codes for MEPIAIVAIVIAILAVVIVVRSVKVIPQAQAAVIERLGRYNKTSHAGLVWLIPFLDRIRARIDMREQVVSFPPQPVITQDNLTVSIDTVVYFQVNEPRAAVYEIANYIVAVEQLTTTTLRNVVGGMNLEQTLTSRDAINGQLRGVLDEATGKWGIRVARVELKAIDPPMSIQDSMEKQMRADRDKRAIILTAEGQRTASITTAEGQKQAAVLTAEGQKQAAILWAEGERQSAILRAQGDRAARFLQAQGQAKAIEKVFAAVKAGKPTPELLAYQYLQTLPQLAQGDSNKVWMIPSGFDKALEQFAKMLGTKGDDGVFRYEAPTDDDAPAKPAGDIDDDVKDWFGGDTSEQLAAADKAAARQLSDEMNRARIAQSEEMARALAPHPASAQYSESQSRPMQSGLMNSFPPVQGYPQQGYPQQYQQPERPQQALGQPGYQGFVPPQSDTKPPADPQH
- a CDS encoding NfeD family protein, encoding MPGWIWLSGAVLLVIAEALGGEFVLLMLGAGALVTAGVSLVADDMLWLQLLIFALTSVALVVFARPVLLRRFHGPASIKTGVEAIIGSKATVISTVDASGGQVKIGGEIWTASGVEGHRSLPPGTPVTVVEVRGATAVVIWGS
- a CDS encoding DUF3097 domain-containing protein — translated: MPVNSSPTSPRSTGLPAGQYGPDALSMPRPKRIIPEVEATSDVVAEDPLTAFCGAVVGCTNNSVTLEDYRGKTRTFPLEVGAFLIDGEQVTLIRPVERPSLVPTQSASGSVRVAGLRARTARSARIWVEGIHDAALIERVWGHDLRVEGIVVEPISGLDNLMADLAEFGPGPGRRVGVLADHLVSGSKESRIAEHIRTLPGAAYVLITGHPYIDIWEAVRPEVVRIKQWPQVPRGVDWKTGVCQALGVSDPQTMWGRVNGSVRSFKDLQTPLITAVERLIDFVTESE